A single window of Leptolyngbya ohadii IS1 DNA harbors:
- a CDS encoding SDR family oxidoreductase: MTRVFITAATGNVGAETIRLLSQQLPPGTIVAGVRSSDQANPFPSGVEVFAFDFLNPQTFSFLQNVDKLLLVRPPQLSQPKRDMLPLLQVARSSGVRHVVFLSLLGVQFNPLAPHRKIEQYIRQLGFRYTFLRPSFFMQNLITTHRSDIRDRHQILLPAGQGRTSFIDVRDIAAVAAQVLAVDRSAEQNYLDRAFDLTGSEALTYAEVAAILSKVLETSITYRAASIREFSRHMAAQGYPKDFIRVMIGIYSVARFGLAGKITDDLRQLLGREPISFRQFAEDYQVEWQ; the protein is encoded by the coding sequence ATGACGCGGGTTTTTATTACCGCAGCAACGGGAAACGTTGGGGCAGAAACGATTCGCCTGTTAAGTCAGCAGCTTCCCCCCGGAACGATCGTCGCTGGAGTTCGATCGTCCGATCAGGCAAACCCTTTTCCCAGTGGCGTAGAAGTCTTCGCCTTTGACTTTCTCAATCCCCAGACCTTTAGTTTTCTGCAAAACGTCGATAAGCTGCTGCTGGTGCGTCCTCCGCAGTTAAGTCAGCCTAAACGGGATATGTTGCCTCTGCTTCAGGTAGCGCGATCGTCTGGTGTGCGTCATGTGGTGTTTCTGTCGCTGTTGGGCGTACAGTTTAATCCGCTAGCGCCTCACCGCAAAATTGAGCAGTATATCCGTCAGCTTGGGTTTCGCTATACCTTTCTGCGACCCAGCTTTTTTATGCAGAATTTGATCACGACCCATCGATCGGACATTCGCGATCGCCATCAGATTCTTTTGCCTGCGGGACAGGGACGCACCAGCTTTATTGACGTGCGCGATATTGCGGCAGTGGCAGCACAGGTCTTGGCAGTCGATCGATCTGCTGAGCAGAATTATCTCGATCGCGCTTTTGACCTGACGGGCAGCGAGGCTTTAACCTATGCAGAAGTTGCCGCTATTCTCAGCAAGGTTTTGGAGACATCGATTACCTACCGCGCCGCTTCAATTCGGGAGTTTTCCCGCCACATGGCAGCGCAGGGCTATCCGAAGGACTTCATCCGCGTCATGATTGGGATTTATAGCGTCGCCCGATTTGGCTTGGCGGGAAAAATAACGGACGATTTGCGGCAATTGCTGGGTCGGGAACCCATTTCGTTCCGGCAGTTTGCAGAGGATTATCAGGTGGAATGGCAGTAG
- a CDS encoding (Fe-S)-binding protein, which translates to MTTEYRIPDTSYSPESSLAPSGETFDAHHPPDPKLIDSCVHCGFCLSTCPSYRVIGKEMDSPRGRIYLMDAINEGQAPLNEATVQHFDSCLGCLACVTTCPSGVQYDKLIAATRPQIERNYSRSLGDRLFRQLIFTLFPHPDRLRMLLAPLMVYQKLGMPQLVRATGLLKKFSPRLAAMETLLPEVTVKSFQDNLPTIVPAQGEKRYRVGMILGCVQRLFFSDVNEATARVLSANGCEVVIPKSQGCCAALPHHQGQETDAQALARQMIDSFEDTGVDAIIINAAGCGHTLKEYGHLLQDDPNYREKAEAFSAKVKDVQEFLCAIGLTAKLSPLQDQPLAIVYQDACHLLHGQKISLQPRQLLRQIPGVTLREPVDAVLCCGSAGVYNMLQPEVAEELGQQKVRNLLNTGASLIASSNPGCSLQVLKHLELQGKKMPLFHPIKLLDLSIRGISLKDAELSS; encoded by the coding sequence ATGACCACAGAATATCGAATTCCCGATACCTCCTACAGCCCGGAGTCTTCTCTGGCTCCCTCTGGCGAAACGTTTGACGCGCACCATCCGCCCGACCCTAAACTGATCGATTCCTGCGTTCACTGCGGCTTCTGTCTCTCCACCTGCCCCAGCTATCGCGTGATCGGCAAGGAAATGGATTCGCCACGCGGACGCATTTACCTGATGGATGCGATCAACGAGGGTCAGGCTCCCCTCAATGAGGCAACCGTGCAGCACTTCGACTCCTGCCTGGGCTGCTTGGCTTGCGTCACTACCTGTCCATCGGGCGTACAGTACGACAAACTCATCGCCGCTACCCGTCCCCAGATTGAGCGCAACTACTCTCGCAGTTTGGGCGATCGTCTTTTCCGTCAGCTCATTTTCACCCTGTTTCCCCACCCCGATCGGCTGCGAATGCTGCTGGCTCCCCTGATGGTCTATCAGAAATTGGGAATGCCTCAGCTCGTCCGCGCCACGGGTTTGCTCAAGAAGTTCTCTCCCCGACTGGCGGCGATGGAAACTCTGCTGCCCGAAGTCACGGTGAAATCGTTTCAGGACAATCTGCCGACGATCGTTCCGGCTCAGGGCGAAAAGCGGTATCGGGTGGGCATGATTCTCGGCTGCGTTCAGCGATTGTTCTTCAGCGACGTCAACGAAGCCACCGCCAGAGTCCTCAGTGCCAACGGCTGCGAAGTGGTGATTCCCAAATCCCAGGGATGCTGCGCCGCCTTGCCCCACCACCAGGGACAGGAAACCGATGCCCAGGCACTCGCCCGTCAGATGATCGACAGCTTCGAGGATACGGGAGTCGATGCGATTATCATCAACGCCGCCGGATGCGGACACACCCTGAAGGAATACGGACACCTGCTCCAGGACGACCCGAACTATCGCGAGAAAGCAGAAGCATTTTCCGCCAAAGTCAAAGATGTGCAGGAGTTTCTGTGTGCGATCGGCTTAACCGCTAAACTGTCGCCGTTGCAAGATCAGCCTTTGGCGATCGTCTATCAGGATGCCTGTCACCTGCTCCACGGACAAAAAATCAGCCTCCAGCCCCGTCAGTTGCTTCGCCAAATCCCTGGCGTGACGCTCAGAGAACCTGTGGATGCGGTGCTTTGCTGCGGCAGTGCGGGCGTTTACAATATGCTCCAGCCGGAGGTGGCGGAAGAACTGGGTCAGCAAAAGGTGAGAAATCTGCTCAATACCGGAGCAAGTCTGATTGCGTCTTCTAATCCGGGCTGCTCGCTGCAAGTTCTGAAGCATCTGGAGCTACAGGGTAAGAAGATGCCGCTGTTCCACCCGATCAAGCTACTGGATCTCTCGATTCGTGGGATTTCTCTAAAAGATGCCGAGTTAAGCTCTTAA
- the ctpC gene encoding carboxyl-terminal processing protease CtpC yields the protein MSITKRGLVLGATAAAVTAVTVTGAGLHLSQGQAFFQESPKELVDEVWQLIDRNYVDGTFNQVDWRAVRQEYLGRAYSSREEAYTAIREMLKKLNDPYTRFMDPQEFRNMQIDTSGELTGVGIQLSQDEETKELIVVSPIEDSPAFEAGIMARDVIVKIDDKSTEGMDTNAAVNLIRGPVGTEVTLTIRRGDEEKVYTLKRARIEVHPVRAEVREENGKKVGYIRLNQFSANAAEEMQEAIEDMESKKVDGYVLDLRINPGGLLYSSIDIARMWMDDGVIVSTVDRQGIAEQERANGTAITDKPLVVLVDGGSASASEILSGALQDNKRAVLVGSKTFGKGLVQSVRGLGDGSGLAVTVAKYLTPSGRDINQAGIQPDITVELTDEQRVKLFGADNEIGTNRDLQYSRALQELNQNIAEYQQGNPQNAASAKP from the coding sequence ATGTCAATTACAAAGCGTGGTCTCGTTCTTGGCGCAACGGCAGCCGCAGTGACGGCAGTGACGGTTACAGGTGCGGGGCTGCATCTGTCTCAGGGACAAGCCTTTTTCCAGGAAAGCCCTAAGGAACTGGTCGATGAAGTTTGGCAGCTGATCGATCGCAACTATGTGGACGGTACGTTTAACCAGGTGGACTGGCGAGCCGTGCGGCAGGAGTATCTGGGGCGGGCATACAGCAGTCGCGAAGAGGCATACACCGCCATCCGCGAAATGCTGAAGAAGCTGAACGATCCCTACACCCGCTTTATGGACCCGCAGGAGTTCCGCAACATGCAGATCGACACCTCCGGGGAACTAACCGGGGTGGGGATTCAGCTCTCGCAGGACGAGGAAACTAAGGAACTCATCGTCGTTTCGCCGATCGAAGATTCGCCTGCCTTTGAAGCCGGAATTATGGCGCGAGATGTGATCGTCAAGATCGACGATAAAAGCACAGAAGGCATGGACACCAACGCAGCGGTGAACCTGATCCGTGGACCCGTGGGAACCGAGGTCACGCTGACAATTCGTAGGGGCGACGAAGAAAAGGTCTACACGCTGAAGCGCGCTCGCATTGAGGTACACCCGGTTCGGGCAGAAGTGCGGGAAGAGAACGGCAAAAAGGTTGGCTATATCCGGCTGAATCAGTTTAGCGCCAACGCCGCAGAAGAAATGCAAGAGGCGATCGAGGATATGGAATCGAAGAAGGTAGACGGCTACGTGCTGGATCTGCGGATTAACCCAGGTGGCTTGCTCTACTCCAGTATCGATATTGCCCGGATGTGGATGGACGACGGCGTCATCGTTTCGACAGTCGATCGCCAGGGCATTGCGGAGCAGGAGCGGGCAAACGGCACTGCCATTACGGATAAGCCGCTGGTGGTTCTGGTGGACGGGGGTTCTGCAAGCGCCAGCGAAATTCTTTCCGGTGCGCTGCAAGACAATAAGCGGGCAGTTCTGGTGGGCAGCAAGACCTTTGGCAAGGGACTGGTGCAGTCGGTGCGCGGCTTGGGAGATGGTTCGGGTCTGGCGGTGACGGTTGCCAAATACCTCACGCCGAGCGGACGCGATATCAACCAGGCAGGCATCCAGCCCGACATTACGGTAGAACTGACCGACGAGCAGCGGGTTAAGCTATTCGGCGCAGACAATGAGATCGGCACCAATCGCGACCTGCAATACAGCCGTGCCCTCCAGGAACTCAACCAGAACATTGCAGAGTATCAGCAGGGCAATCCGCAAAATGCGGCTTCCGCAAAACCTTAG
- a CDS encoding FAD-binding oxidoreductase codes for MSPIASSISQSLENILGAAGVVSWDGADPVLRSQIAQAVTPNTQIDCIAYPETQEQLAEVMTCAAQNRWRVLPCGSGSKLHWGGLADRINLVISTARMNRLIEHAVGDLTVTVEAGMRLADLQAVLGKESQFLAIDPSYSDRATIGGIVATGDTGSLRQRYNSVRDMVIGISFVRSDGEVAKAGGRVVKNVAGYDLMKLLTGSYGTLGIISQITFRIYPLPAASQTIVLTGDSGAITQATAALLASGLTPHAIDLIDAQTVQALGLGEGVGLISRFQTIEVSIAEQTRQLLAMVENLGLRAISKSGDDETALWHQLRERIEAAPQPTTVTCKIGVLPAQAVQTLSQFSDIAPDLITQIHAGSGLGVVRSDSLSSGDVLKLRSICEAQGGFLSVQAAPLSIKQAIDVWGSSGPSLDLMRRVKQQFDPQSLLSPGRFVGGI; via the coding sequence ATGAGTCCGATCGCCTCCAGTATTTCGCAATCGCTTGAAAATATTCTTGGTGCGGCGGGTGTGGTGTCCTGGGATGGGGCTGATCCGGTGCTGCGATCGCAAATTGCCCAGGCAGTGACGCCAAACACGCAAATCGACTGCATTGCCTACCCGGAAACCCAGGAGCAGCTTGCGGAAGTGATGACCTGCGCGGCTCAAAATCGCTGGCGGGTGTTGCCCTGCGGAAGCGGCAGTAAGCTGCACTGGGGCGGACTGGCGGATCGAATTAATCTGGTCATCAGTACGGCTCGGATGAATCGCCTGATTGAACATGCGGTGGGGGATCTAACGGTCACGGTAGAAGCAGGAATGCGATTAGCGGATCTTCAGGCAGTTCTGGGCAAAGAGTCTCAGTTTTTGGCGATCGATCCTTCCTATTCAGACCGGGCGACGATCGGCGGCATTGTGGCAACGGGGGATACAGGTTCGCTGCGGCAGCGGTACAACAGCGTCCGGGACATGGTGATCGGGATTTCCTTTGTGCGATCGGACGGGGAAGTTGCCAAAGCAGGCGGACGAGTCGTGAAAAATGTTGCAGGCTATGACCTAATGAAGTTGTTAACTGGCTCTTACGGAACGCTGGGCATTATCAGCCAGATTACCTTTCGGATCTATCCCTTGCCTGCTGCTTCGCAAACGATCGTCCTGACGGGAGACTCTGGCGCAATTACTCAGGCAACTGCTGCCCTCCTCGCCTCTGGTCTCACTCCCCATGCGATTGATCTGATCGACGCGCAAACCGTTCAAGCTCTGGGACTGGGGGAAGGCGTGGGGCTAATTAGCCGCTTTCAGACGATCGAGGTCAGCATTGCGGAACAGACGAGACAGCTTTTGGCGATGGTGGAGAATTTGGGACTGAGGGCGATCTCCAAGTCCGGCGATGATGAAACCGCTCTATGGCATCAATTACGAGAAAGAATTGAAGCTGCCCCCCAACCAACGACCGTAACCTGCAAAATAGGAGTATTACCCGCTCAGGCAGTCCAGACGCTCAGCCAGTTTAGCGACATTGCGCCCGACCTCATCACTCAAATTCATGCGGGAAGCGGTTTAGGCGTTGTGCGATCGGACTCTCTCTCATCGGGAGATGTCCTAAAACTACGATCGATCTGTGAGGCGCAGGGTGGGTTCCTCTCAGTGCAGGCGGCTCCTCTGTCCATTAAGCAGGCGATTGACGTTTGGGGCAGTTCTGGTCCATCGCTGGATCTAATGCGCCGTGTCAAGCAACAGTTTGATCCCCAATCTCTGCTCAGTCCCGGTCGGTTCGTCGGCGGAATTTAG
- a CDS encoding tetratricopeptide repeat protein: MGTSIDITPTNFDTDVLQASYERPVLVDFYATWCGPCQMLKPMLEKLAQEYDFVLAKVDIDQSPELANQYHVEGVPDVRVVSQGEVHPGFVGVLPEPKLRQLLDSLNLKSELDSGLEAIRVAMAAGEVEETKGLFARLIEKYPKSGKLVIAAARFLMRQGKIESAEKLLSNIQENEKPFYAQAKALRDLVQLQQEGQETPDADKTDRDRAFYTAVDQALQEDNEAALEGLLAIVAESRKYRNDGARKAMLMVFELMGDEHPLTPLYRKKLVQTLY; encoded by the coding sequence ATGGGCACCTCCATCGACATCACCCCCACTAACTTCGACACCGACGTTCTACAGGCTTCCTACGAGCGACCTGTTCTGGTTGATTTCTACGCGACTTGGTGCGGTCCCTGCCAGATGCTAAAACCCATGCTGGAGAAGCTGGCGCAGGAGTATGACTTTGTGCTGGCAAAGGTGGATATTGATCAGAGTCCTGAACTTGCCAATCAGTATCACGTCGAAGGCGTGCCCGATGTGCGGGTCGTTAGCCAGGGGGAAGTCCATCCCGGTTTTGTGGGCGTGTTGCCAGAACCCAAGCTGCGCCAGTTGCTCGATAGCCTCAACCTGAAGTCGGAGCTGGATAGTGGGCTGGAGGCGATCCGTGTGGCGATGGCAGCTGGTGAAGTCGAGGAAACGAAGGGACTGTTTGCCCGTTTGATTGAGAAATATCCCAAGAGCGGCAAACTTGTGATTGCAGCAGCCCGATTTTTGATGCGCCAGGGCAAGATTGAATCCGCCGAAAAACTGCTGAGCAACATTCAGGAAAACGAAAAGCCCTTTTACGCCCAGGCAAAAGCCCTGCGGGATCTGGTGCAGCTTCAGCAGGAAGGTCAGGAAACCCCCGACGCCGACAAAACCGACCGCGATCGCGCTTTCTACACCGCAGTCGATCAGGCATTGCAGGAAGACAACGAAGCTGCGCTAGAAGGACTTTTGGCGATCGTGGCGGAAAGCCGCAAATACCGCAATGATGGCGCGAGAAAGGCAATGCTGATGGTGTTTGAACTGATGGGCGATGAGCATCCCCTGACGCCGCTCTACCGCAAAAAACTGGTGCAAACGCTGTACTGA
- a CDS encoding photosystem I reaction center subunit II PsaD, with product MTETLTGQTPIFGGSTGGLLTAAFEEERYAITWTSPQEQVFEMPTGGAAIMRQGDNLLYFARKEQCLALGAQFRTKFKPKIENFKIYRIYANGEIQYLHPADGVFPEKVNQGRTYFGKNDRSIGQNPEPASIKFTGRNTYD from the coding sequence ATGACAGAAACTCTTACTGGACAAACTCCTATCTTTGGCGGCAGCACGGGCGGACTGCTTACGGCTGCGTTTGAAGAAGAAAGATACGCCATCACCTGGACTAGCCCCCAGGAACAGGTGTTTGAGATGCCCACTGGTGGGGCTGCGATCATGCGGCAGGGCGATAACCTGCTGTACTTTGCCCGTAAAGAGCAATGTCTCGCACTGGGCGCGCAGTTCCGCACGAAGTTCAAGCCCAAAATCGAAAACTTCAAAATCTACCGGATTTATGCCAACGGCGAGATCCAGTATCTGCACCCCGCAGATGGAGTTTTCCCTGAGAAAGTGAACCAGGGTCGGACTTACTTTGGTAAGAACGATCGCAGCATCGGGCAAAATCCTGAGCCTGCTTCAATCAAGTTCACGGGCAGAAACACCTACGACTAA
- the ispG gene encoding (E)-4-hydroxy-3-methylbut-2-enyl-diphosphate synthase codes for MQTLPNPIASNPPASSICLSTDGTIRRRKTRPVPVGSITIGGGHPVAVQSMINEDTLDVEGSVAAIRRLHEIGCEIVRVTVPSMAHAKAMEEIRQRLYDTYKPVPLVADVHHNGLKIALEAAKHVDNVRINPGLYVFEKPRLDRTEYTQAEFEAIGEQIRETLEPLVISLREQNKSMRIGVNHGSLAERMLFTYGDTPEGMVESALEFIRICESLDFYNIELSLKASKVPVMIAANRLMVQRMDELGMDYPIHLGVTEAGDGEYGRIKSTAGIGTLLAEGIGDTIRVSLTEAPEKEIPVCYGILQALGLRRTMVEYVACPSCGRTLFNLEEVLHKVREATKHLTGLNIAVMGCIVNGPGEMADADYGYVGKQAGYIALYRGREEIKRVPEDQGVEELINLIKADGCWVDP; via the coding sequence ATGCAAACGCTTCCTAACCCGATCGCCTCCAATCCCCCCGCTTCGTCGATTTGTCTCTCTACAGACGGCACAATTCGGCGGCGCAAAACCCGTCCGGTTCCCGTGGGCAGCATCACGATCGGCGGCGGTCATCCGGTCGCAGTCCAGTCGATGATCAACGAGGACACTCTGGATGTTGAGGGATCGGTGGCGGCAATTCGGCGACTGCATGAGATCGGCTGTGAGATTGTGCGCGTGACCGTCCCCAGCATGGCGCACGCCAAGGCGATGGAGGAGATTCGCCAGCGGCTCTACGATACCTACAAGCCCGTTCCCCTCGTTGCCGATGTCCACCACAACGGACTGAAGATTGCCCTGGAAGCGGCAAAGCACGTCGATAATGTGCGGATCAATCCGGGTTTGTATGTGTTCGAGAAGCCCAGACTCGATCGCACCGAGTACACCCAGGCAGAGTTTGAGGCGATCGGCGAACAAATCCGCGAAACCCTCGAACCCCTGGTAATTAGCCTGCGAGAGCAGAATAAGTCCATGCGGATCGGTGTGAATCACGGTTCGCTGGCGGAACGGATGCTGTTTACCTACGGCGACACCCCAGAAGGCATGGTCGAGTCGGCGCTGGAGTTTATCCGTATCTGTGAATCGCTAGATTTCTACAACATTGAGCTATCCCTCAAAGCCTCCAAAGTGCCCGTCATGATTGCCGCCAATCGCCTGATGGTGCAGCGGATGGACGAACTGGGCATGGACTACCCGATTCACCTGGGTGTAACCGAAGCCGGAGACGGGGAATACGGTCGGATTAAATCCACTGCGGGCATCGGCACTCTGCTGGCAGAAGGCATTGGCGACACGATCCGCGTTTCCCTTACGGAAGCCCCCGAAAAGGAAATTCCCGTCTGTTATGGCATCCTTCAGGCATTGGGTCTGCGACGGACGATGGTGGAATACGTTGCCTGCCCCTCCTGTGGTCGCACCCTGTTTAACCTGGAAGAAGTGCTGCACAAAGTTCGGGAAGCCACCAAACACCTGACCGGACTGAATATTGCCGTGATGGGCTGCATCGTCAACGGTCCCGGCGAAATGGCAGACGCGGACTACGGCTACGTCGGTAAACAGGCGGGCTACATTGCCCTCTATCGCGGACGGGAAGAAATCAAGCGCGTCCCCGAAGATCAGGGCGTAGAGGAACTGATTAACCTGATCAAGGCTGATGGTTGCTGGGTCGATCCCTAG
- a CDS encoding HEPN domain-containing protein, which produces MEKFHYKGFWWLPDNPSEKLAGVCSFTPVKGCDLELIGDFSTLQDFQTLNKPLLILGSTLEGEITLYNCFLKEKQKRHGGVEVSLYYVNLVFSGVHFYSDVDVKFKSISIHYSLTNSWVNTDTTFNFRYLEGEEQLSYRGWSQIAQANIDSNYKLSVEVCCEKKYHFFENVTIDRKVFLTIESEEEKHYNDYRKVMTYVRNFLTLGITRPVFPLIMNGYVTDDLTSIVHIAGKTSDSSANVSASSMSHGDMFFTFHDISDKFDVLIKNWFSKAESLGTVYELYFGVLENPHLYYPRQEFLSLIQALESYFQTDINIELKKIERPEEEHLRMLDLIVNDAPETYKGWLRSKLRNSNSLSLSAKLMSLLKSKSFQEILKYLKRMEGSFNTFLDGQLRDKFVNGVTKTRNQLSHGSKCDIDFYGKDFRLYIERLKVLVEILLLHELGFSKEDIGILLLRSEVGLKIS; this is translated from the coding sequence ATGGAAAAATTCCATTACAAAGGATTCTGGTGGTTGCCTGACAATCCTAGTGAGAAGTTAGCTGGAGTTTGCAGTTTCACTCCTGTTAAAGGTTGTGATTTAGAACTTATTGGTGATTTTAGTACTTTACAAGACTTTCAAACATTAAATAAGCCGTTACTCATTCTTGGTTCCACCCTTGAAGGAGAGATTACACTATACAATTGCTTCTTAAAGGAGAAGCAGAAAAGGCATGGAGGAGTTGAAGTTTCTCTTTATTATGTAAACTTAGTTTTCTCAGGAGTTCATTTCTACTCTGATGTGGACGTGAAATTTAAAAGCATTTCCATCCATTATTCATTAACAAATTCATGGGTTAATACTGATACTACATTTAACTTCAGATATTTGGAAGGTGAAGAACAACTGTCATACAGAGGTTGGAGCCAAATTGCTCAAGCAAATATTGATAGTAATTACAAGCTATCCGTGGAAGTTTGTTGTGAAAAGAAGTATCATTTTTTTGAAAACGTAACCATTGACAGAAAAGTATTTCTAACAATAGAGTCAGAAGAGGAGAAGCATTATAACGATTATAGGAAGGTTATGACCTATGTTCGGAACTTCCTGACGTTGGGTATTACGAGACCAGTTTTCCCTTTGATTATGAATGGATACGTTACAGATGATTTAACATCAATTGTTCACATAGCAGGGAAAACTTCAGACTCATCTGCTAATGTTTCTGCTTCAAGTATGTCTCACGGAGATATGTTTTTTACCTTCCACGACATCTCTGACAAGTTTGATGTCCTCATCAAAAACTGGTTTAGCAAAGCGGAAAGCTTGGGAACCGTTTACGAGCTATATTTCGGAGTTTTAGAGAATCCTCATTTGTATTACCCTAGACAAGAATTTCTCAGTTTAATCCAAGCTTTAGAGTCATATTTTCAGACTGACATAAATATAGAGCTGAAAAAAATAGAACGTCCTGAAGAAGAACACTTGAGAATGCTAGATTTAATTGTAAATGACGCCCCAGAGACATATAAAGGGTGGCTGAGGAGCAAATTAAGGAACAGTAATAGCCTTAGTTTGAGTGCAAAGTTGATGAGCCTGTTAAAAAGTAAAAGCTTTCAGGAGATACTGAAGTATCTTAAAAGAATGGAAGGTTCCTTTAACACATTTCTAGACGGTCAGCTTAGAGACAAATTTGTTAATGGAGTTACAAAAACAAGAAACCAATTGTCTCATGGAAGTAAATGCGATATTGATTTCTACGGGAAGGATTTCCGGTTGTATATTGAAAGGCTTAAGGTTCTTGTCGAAATACTCCTGCTTCATGAATTAGGTTTTAGCAAAGAAGATATAGGCATTCTGCTTTTAAGATCAGAAGTTGGATTGAAAATATCTTAG
- a CDS encoding MFS transporter: MTFPHRPQPPAWIGIAIAFYAFIAIGVAESGLGVLLPSILKTFSLTPATVTLLFVSQITGYVLAALGSSVISSRLGLAPMLLIAALTLTAALITYGLAPAWFVMVAVGMLLGLGIGLIDAGINTYIVSNQQEPKWIGLLHAFYGIGALLGPTIATTLLVAGLHWQQVYFVIASLVALLIVAVGWIIITRYPPMMVRTAASQTHALANVQFALKTPIVLVSGLFLLVAVGVEASLGNWAYTVQQVSRGIPAATAGYSISAMWFGFTIGRVMLGFWVNRLGAARLVNASLAMLAASLVTWWLLPGQWLSLPLMGFAIAAIFPTTIWLMPHRVPTTVVPAAIGFVTSVASLGAAIIPTTIGWIANRTGLESIPVLILMLAIVLSILHRWLTVQEISQ; this comes from the coding sequence TTGACTTTTCCTCACCGTCCCCAGCCACCCGCCTGGATTGGCATTGCGATCGCCTTCTATGCCTTCATTGCGATCGGCGTTGCAGAAAGCGGCTTAGGGGTGCTGCTACCATCCATCCTGAAGACGTTTAGCCTCACCCCTGCCACCGTTACGCTCTTGTTTGTCAGCCAGATTACAGGCTATGTGCTTGCTGCGTTAGGCAGTAGCGTGATTAGTAGCCGTTTGGGACTCGCCCCCATGCTCCTGATTGCAGCCCTGACGCTCACCGCTGCGCTCATTACCTATGGACTCGCCCCTGCCTGGTTTGTCATGGTCGCCGTGGGAATGCTCCTGGGTCTGGGCATTGGCTTAATTGATGCGGGGATCAATACCTATATCGTGAGCAACCAGCAAGAGCCAAAATGGATTGGGTTGCTGCACGCCTTTTACGGCATTGGAGCATTACTGGGACCGACGATCGCAACCACGCTGCTTGTGGCCGGACTGCACTGGCAACAGGTGTACTTTGTGATTGCCAGCCTCGTGGCGCTGCTGATTGTCGCAGTGGGGTGGATCATCATAACCCGCTACCCGCCAATGATGGTGCGAACCGCAGCCTCCCAAACCCATGCCCTTGCCAATGTTCAATTTGCGCTCAAAACACCGATCGTCCTGGTTTCGGGACTTTTTTTGCTGGTTGCAGTTGGCGTAGAAGCTTCCCTGGGGAATTGGGCATACACTGTGCAGCAGGTCAGCCGAGGCATTCCGGCAGCGACAGCAGGATACAGCATCAGCGCCATGTGGTTTGGCTTCACGATCGGTCGAGTGATGCTGGGTTTTTGGGTCAACCGATTAGGGGCTGCTCGTCTGGTGAATGCTTCTCTGGCAATGCTTGCCGCTAGCTTGGTGACTTGGTGGCTGCTGCCCGGACAATGGCTGAGTTTACCGCTGATGGGGTTTGCGATCGCGGCAATTTTTCCCACAACGATCTGGCTCATGCCTCATCGGGTGCCTACGACAGTTGTGCCTGCCGCGATCGGGTTTGTGACCAGTGTTGCCAGTCTGGGGGCTGCGATTATTCCAACGACGATCGGCTGGATCGCAAACCGCACGGGACTGGAGAGCATCCCGGTTTTAATTCTGATGTTGGCGATCGTGCTCTCAATCTTGCATCGCTGGCTGACCGTTCAGGAGATTTCTCAATAG